From a single Bifidobacteriaceae bacterium genomic region:
- a CDS encoding sulfite exporter TauE/SafE family protein, with translation MTSRTSGTDEPPPAPVWRFGAAGAIGGLLSGMFGLGGGIVMVPLLIWLGRLDQRRASATSLAAIIPTAIVGAATYGVRGHLELIPAAVVAAGGMAGAWAGARFLRVVKLAALNWAFVALIAATAVAMVFFQPQRAQAGAMGAAAWLGLATLGLVMGLAAGLFGIGGGVIAVPALMAVFGFGDLAARGTSLAVMIPSAISGSATNRKSGLVAWRPALATGLTAAATSFGGSALAFLVPPRAGNLMFAALLVVTAVQLSLRAARAQRR, from the coding sequence GTGACCAGCCGCACCTCCGGAACAGACGAGCCGCCGCCCGCGCCGGTTTGGCGGTTCGGGGCGGCCGGGGCAATCGGGGGATTGCTCAGCGGCATGTTCGGACTGGGCGGCGGGATCGTGATGGTGCCGTTGCTGATCTGGCTGGGCCGGTTGGACCAACGCCGCGCCTCGGCCACTTCGTTGGCGGCGATCATCCCGACCGCGATTGTCGGCGCGGCCACGTATGGCGTGAGAGGCCATCTTGAGCTCATCCCCGCCGCGGTGGTCGCGGCGGGCGGCATGGCGGGGGCGTGGGCTGGGGCCAGGTTCCTCAGGGTCGTCAAGTTGGCGGCGCTGAACTGGGCGTTCGTCGCCTTGATCGCCGCCACCGCCGTCGCCATGGTGTTCTTCCAACCCCAGCGTGCCCAGGCCGGCGCCATGGGCGCGGCGGCTTGGCTGGGGCTGGCCACGCTGGGGCTGGTGATGGGGCTCGCGGCGGGCCTGTTCGGCATCGGCGGCGGGGTGATCGCGGTCCCCGCGCTGATGGCGGTCTTCGGATTCGGCGACCTGGCGGCGCGCGGCACGTCGCTGGCGGTGATGATCCCCTCGGCGATCTCCGGTTCGGCCACCAACCGCAAAAGCGGCCTGGTCGCCTGGCGCCCCGCCCTGGCCACCGGTTTGACGGCGGCCGCGACCTCGTTCGGCGGGAGCGCCCTGGCCTTCCTCGTCCCGCCGCGCGCGGGCAACCTGATGTTCGCGGCCCTCCTGGTGGTGACCGCCGTCCAATTGTCGCTGCGCGCCGCGAGGGCCCAGCGCCGCTGA
- the tyrS gene encoding tyrosine--tRNA ligase: MSESLFDALAWRGLISQSTDQAALKRHFEAGPVTYYCGFDPSAPSLHIGNLVQILTLARIQQAGHYPLALVGGATGLIGDPKMTGERTLNDPDLVAGWVERIRRQIAPLLDFDGAFKARMVNNLDWTAGLGAIDFLRGVGQHFRLSTMLAKETVARRLASEQGISFTEFSYQVLQGMDFLELSRRYGCTLQTGGNDQWGNLLGGVELIHKADGKTVHAFTTPLITKADGTKFGKTESGTVWLDPAMTTPYAFHQFWLGQADADAPGYLKVFTFRSPEEIDELAAATAERPQDRAAQKALAWDVTVLVHGEHAARQADHAARALFGAGSLQDLDADTLASAVAELPTAKVTPADGEVTVVDALAASGVEKSKGAARRTLASGGVYVNNAKVTDPDAVLTPEDFLHGRYALLRRGRKTLAVAERVA; the protein is encoded by the coding sequence GTGTCTGAATCCCTCTTCGATGCCCTGGCCTGGCGCGGGCTGATTTCCCAGTCGACCGATCAAGCGGCCCTCAAACGTCACTTTGAGGCGGGCCCGGTCACCTATTACTGCGGTTTTGACCCGTCGGCGCCGTCGCTGCACATCGGCAACCTGGTCCAGATTCTGACGCTGGCGCGCATACAGCAGGCCGGGCACTACCCGTTGGCGCTGGTCGGCGGCGCGACGGGCCTGATCGGCGACCCGAAGATGACTGGCGAGCGCACGCTCAACGACCCCGATTTGGTGGCGGGATGGGTTGAGCGCATCCGGCGCCAGATCGCTCCGCTGTTGGACTTCGATGGGGCGTTCAAAGCCCGCATGGTCAACAACCTGGACTGGACCGCCGGCCTCGGCGCGATCGACTTCCTGCGCGGCGTGGGCCAGCATTTCCGCCTCTCCACCATGCTGGCGAAGGAGACGGTCGCCCGCCGCCTGGCCTCCGAACAGGGCATCTCCTTCACGGAGTTCTCCTACCAGGTGCTGCAGGGCATGGACTTCTTGGAGCTCAGCCGCCGCTACGGTTGCACGCTGCAGACCGGCGGCAACGACCAGTGGGGCAACCTGCTGGGCGGGGTCGAACTGATCCACAAGGCGGACGGGAAAACCGTCCACGCTTTCACCACGCCCCTGATCACCAAGGCGGACGGCACCAAGTTCGGCAAAACGGAGTCCGGCACGGTTTGGCTGGACCCGGCCATGACCACGCCCTACGCGTTCCACCAATTCTGGCTGGGCCAGGCGGACGCGGACGCGCCCGGCTACCTCAAGGTCTTCACGTTCCGCTCGCCGGAGGAGATCGACGAGTTGGCGGCTGCGACGGCCGAACGCCCGCAGGACCGTGCCGCCCAAAAGGCCCTGGCCTGGGACGTCACGGTTCTGGTGCACGGGGAGCACGCGGCCCGCCAAGCCGACCATGCCGCCCGGGCGCTTTTCGGCGCCGGCTCGCTTCAGGACCTTGACGCGGACACGTTGGCGAGCGCCGTGGCCGAGCTTCCGACCGCCAAGGTGACCCCGGCGGATGGCGAGGTGACGGTGGTGGACGCGTTGGCGGCATCGGGCGTGGAAAAGTCGAAGGGCGCGGCCCGGCGGACCCTGGCGTCCGGCGGCGTCTACGTCAACAACGCCAAGGTGACGGACCCGGACGCGGTGCTGACACCGGAGGACTTCCTCCACGGCCGCTACGCCCTGCTGCGGCGGGGCCGCAAGACCCTGGCGGTGGCCGAACGAGTCGCCTGA
- the argH gene encoding argininosuccinate lyase — MTKDQPAGLWGGRFAAGPSPELVALSRSTHFDWRLAEVDIAGSAAHAEALRQAGLLTDSELHDMKVALDELAEEVRLGSFAPAAEDEDVHSALERRLVELAGPELGGKLRAGRSRNDQIATLIRMWLREQARGIVGGLLDVVDALAGQAAAHPGAAMPGRTHMQHAQPVLLAHHLLAHVWPLLRDAERLREWDRRARRSPYGAGALAGSTLGLDPALVARHLGLGEPTENSIDATASRDVVAEFSFIAALIGVNLSRLAEEIVIWSTAEFGYVTLHDSFATGSSIMPQKKNPDIAELARGKAGRLIGDLTGLLATLKGLPLAYNRDLQEDKEPVFDAADTLSLLLPAMSGLVGTLEFNVDRLAELAPRGHALATDLAEWMVKRGTPFREAHTVAGRAVKVAESEGKELWELTVDQLEGIDPRLTPDVREVLTVEGSLAARNGLGGTAPESVREQLNAALAAAEGLRRWADAA; from the coding sequence GTGACCAAAGACCAACCCGCTGGGCTTTGGGGCGGCCGGTTCGCGGCCGGGCCCTCGCCCGAACTCGTGGCCCTTTCCCGTTCGACCCACTTCGACTGGCGTTTGGCCGAGGTGGACATCGCCGGGTCGGCGGCCCACGCCGAAGCCCTTAGGCAGGCCGGATTGCTGACCGATTCGGAACTCCACGACATGAAGGTGGCGCTGGACGAACTCGCGGAGGAGGTGCGCCTGGGCTCCTTCGCGCCCGCCGCCGAGGACGAGGACGTCCATTCCGCCCTGGAACGGCGCCTGGTGGAGTTGGCGGGCCCGGAATTGGGCGGCAAACTGCGGGCCGGGCGTTCGCGGAACGACCAAATCGCCACGCTGATCCGGATGTGGCTGCGGGAGCAGGCGCGCGGCATCGTCGGCGGTTTGCTTGACGTGGTGGACGCGCTGGCGGGTCAGGCCGCCGCCCATCCGGGCGCGGCCATGCCGGGGCGCACCCACATGCAGCACGCCCAGCCGGTGCTTTTGGCGCACCACCTTTTGGCGCACGTCTGGCCGCTGCTGCGGGACGCCGAACGGCTGCGGGAATGGGACCGCCGGGCCAGGCGCTCGCCGTACGGGGCCGGCGCGCTGGCCGGTTCGACCTTGGGCCTTGACCCCGCGCTGGTGGCCCGCCACCTCGGCCTGGGAGAGCCGACCGAGAACTCGATCGACGCGACCGCCTCGCGCGACGTGGTGGCCGAGTTCTCCTTCATCGCGGCGCTGATCGGCGTCAACTTGTCGCGCCTGGCCGAGGAGATCGTGATCTGGTCCACGGCCGAGTTCGGGTACGTCACCCTGCATGACTCGTTCGCCACCGGGTCCAGCATCATGCCGCAGAAGAAGAACCCGGACATCGCGGAGTTGGCCAGGGGCAAGGCCGGACGCCTGATTGGGGACTTGACCGGGCTGCTGGCCACTTTGAAGGGGCTGCCGCTCGCCTACAACCGGGATCTGCAAGAGGACAAAGAGCCGGTGTTCGATGCCGCCGACACCCTTTCGCTCCTCCTCCCGGCCATGTCGGGGCTGGTCGGGACGCTGGAGTTCAACGTGGACCGCCTGGCGGAGCTAGCGCCGCGCGGCCACGCGTTGGCGACCGACCTGGCCGAATGGATGGTCAAGCGCGGCACGCCGTTCCGGGAGGCGCACACCGTGGCGGGGCGCGCCGTCAAGGTGGCCGAATCCGAGGGCAAGGAGCTCTGGGAGTTGACGGTCGACCAGTTGGAGGGGATCGACCCCAGGCTGACGCCGGACGTGCGCGAGGTCTTGACGGTCGAAGGCTCGCTGGCGGCCCGCAACGGCCTGGGGGGCACGGCCCCCGAATCCGTGCGGGAACAGTTGAACGCCGCCCTGGCGGCGGCCGAGGGGTTGCGCCGGTGGGCGGACGCCGCCTGA
- the prfA gene encoding peptide chain release factor 1 yields MADLSGAVAPLIAEFEDLTAQLSDPALHASAGRARSVGRRYAHVSQIVRAFRELEAADADLAAARELSDADQAFAEELPVLAGARQAAAERLSELLAPRDPDDARDVIMEIKAGAGGEESALFAGDLFRMYQRYAERQGWTVEVLDLNGTELGGVKDMSLAIKARGNPEPQDGVWAHLKYEGGVHRVQRVPVTESQGRIHTSAAGVLVMPEADDPAEVEIDPNELRVDVFRSSGPGGQSVNTTDSAVRITHLPTGVVVSCQNEKSQLQNKEQALRILRARLLAMRAEEAAAAAADARRSQVRTVDRSERIRTYNFPENRIADHRTGFKAYNLDQVLDGDLEPVIESAIAADSAARLTADRPDN; encoded by the coding sequence GGAGTTTGAGGACTTGACGGCCCAATTGTCGGACCCGGCTTTGCACGCTTCGGCGGGCCGGGCCCGGTCCGTTGGTCGGCGTTACGCCCACGTGTCGCAGATCGTCAGGGCTTTCCGCGAGTTGGAGGCGGCGGACGCGGACTTGGCGGCCGCCCGCGAGTTGTCCGATGCCGACCAGGCCTTCGCCGAGGAGCTCCCCGTTTTGGCGGGGGCTCGTCAGGCGGCGGCCGAACGCTTGTCGGAGCTGCTCGCGCCACGCGACCCGGACGACGCCCGCGACGTGATCATGGAGATCAAGGCCGGGGCGGGCGGCGAGGAGTCGGCGCTGTTCGCCGGCGACTTGTTCAGGATGTATCAGCGTTACGCGGAGCGTCAGGGTTGGACGGTCGAGGTGCTGGATCTCAACGGGACGGAACTCGGCGGCGTCAAGGACATGTCCCTGGCGATCAAGGCGCGGGGCAACCCGGAGCCGCAGGACGGCGTTTGGGCGCACTTGAAATACGAGGGCGGCGTGCACCGGGTTCAGCGCGTCCCGGTGACGGAGTCGCAGGGCCGCATCCACACTTCGGCCGCGGGCGTGCTGGTCATGCCGGAGGCGGACGATCCGGCGGAGGTGGAGATCGACCCGAACGAATTGCGGGTGGACGTGTTCCGGTCCTCCGGTCCGGGCGGTCAGTCCGTCAACACGACGGACAGCGCGGTGCGCATCACCCACCTGCCCACCGGCGTGGTGGTTAGCTGCCAAAACGAAAAGTCGCAGCTGCAAAACAAGGAGCAGGCCCTCAGGATTCTGCGGGCGCGCCTGTTGGCCATGCGGGCGGAGGAGGCGGCGGCGGCAGCGGCGGACGCGCGGCGCTCTCAGGTCCGCACCGTGGACCGCTCGGAGCGCATCCGCACCTACAACTTCCCGGAGAACCGGATCGCCGACCACCGGACCGGCTTTAAGGCCTACAACCTGGACCAGGTGCTGGACGGGGACCTCGAGCCGGTGATCGAGTCGGCTATCGCGGCCGACTCGGCGGCGCGCCTGACGGCGGACCGCCCCGACAATTGA